The genomic DNA CGGGACAGCGCCACAGCAGGAAAATTTGTTTCCTACCGATATGTAGTAGAAGACTAAATATCAAGCATTTCTACAGAGAATTTCCCAAGAACCTTTCCCAACCGAAACCTATATCAGATTATACGTTGCACTATCGCCCAGCCATAGGAATATTCGGAGGCTTCACGTGACCATAAAAGCTGTCGTCTTTGACTTGGATGGAACTCTTGCTGAATTCAACCTTGACTACAAAACCGTAAGAGCTGAAGTAATGCAATTTTTGACAAACGAAGGTTTGCCAGCCTCTATATTTTCTATAAATGAAAGCATCTTCGAAATGCTAAAAAAAGCCAAAGTTTACATGAGAAACAACGGTAGAAAAGAACGGGAATTCTCTACTATTCAAAAACATGTTCTTTCCATGGCAGGCAAACATGAGATTAAAGCTGCTCGTGAGACCTCACTTCTGCCGGGTGTATTTGAAATATTAAAAACGTTGAAGAAGATGAATTTGAAGCTAGCTATTTTCACAATTAACAGCGAAAAATCAACAGCCCATATCCTCGACAACTTTTGCCTTAGGCAATTCTTCGATGCTACGATCACAAGAGAAATCGTTTCAGATGTAAAACCCCATCCGTCTCACCTCGCTGCTGCCCTGAAAGCTCTGAATATGAATGCTAATGAAACGATTGTGGTGGGTGACAGCGTCGTAGACATGAGAAGCGCTAAAGCATTGAATGCCACCGCTGTTGGTATAGCAAAAGAAAGTGACGCGATTAGAAAATTAAACCACGCAGGCGCTGTGCACACAATTGAGTCAATAACAGATTTGCCCATTCTGATAACTAAGTTAAACAAAAACGAAGGCTGACGATTATTTTTCAGTGGCTAAAAAAATGAAAGTCCAATTACTCAGCAATGGCTATTTTACTCTAGATAAAAGTTTTCTCGTCTATTCTAAGTATCAAGGGGAAACTTATGAAGCAGCATTGAAGCCTATGCTTGTGCTAAGTGAAGGAGAAAAAATTCTTGTAGACACCGGAATCGGAGAACTCCCTCCGCAATATAGAAGATTCCACACGGTTAAGAGAAGTCGAAACCAAAGTTTGCAAATGCAGC from Candidatus Bathyarchaeota archaeon includes the following:
- a CDS encoding HAD family hydrolase yields the protein MTIKAVVFDLDGTLAEFNLDYKTVRAEVMQFLTNEGLPASIFSINESIFEMLKKAKVYMRNNGRKEREFSTIQKHVLSMAGKHEIKAARETSLLPGVFEILKTLKKMNLKLAIFTINSEKSTAHILDNFCLRQFFDATITREIVSDVKPHPSHLAAALKALNMNANETIVVGDSVVDMRSAKALNATAVGIAKESDAIRKLNHAGAVHTIESITDLPILITKLNKNEG